The window GTGAAGAGGGCCTTGGGTGGCCCAGGCGGGTCCCGCTTCCTGGTCTGTGGCCTCTGAGGGAGAAGGGCCACGAGGTCGTCCTCCTTCCCTTCACAGGCTGCGAGGCCACCAGCGGCTTCGTGGTCGTGAAGGGGCCTGGACAGGGAGGAAGGTGGGCCGCGGAGGGGAGGCGGTCAGGGGCTCAGGTGAAGATGGGGTGAGTGCTGTTGGGGGGATGGAAGTCCCGAGGTGCCGAGAACCCCCGACGACACAGGGCAGAGTCCCTGAATGGGGCCCCCGGCGGGAGCGAGGCGGGCGGTAAAGAAGGGGCCTGGCACCTGGGAAGGCTGCGGCCTGGTGAGCGTCCCCCGGCGGTGTGGAGTGGGGAGCGCCCGAGTGAGAAGCACTGCAAGGTCTCACCTCCGCCATGGAAGGTCCGAAAACAGTGGGAAGGAGTGGGCGAGGCAGTGCGGTCCAACCAAACTTGTTGTGAGGGGGGTGAATGGCTCTAGGAAGTGGGAGTGTGCCCAAAGCAGCAATCACGAGAATTGTGATTCACTAGGGTCTTCGTGGGGAGTCCACTTGTGAAGCTAAACCTCATCAGAAATGACCTCTGTCTGCGGGGCGCagtggcgctcgcctgtagtcccagttactcgggacgcagaggtgggaggatcccttgagcgggaggtcgaggctgcagtgagctgtgatcacgccgctgcactccagcctgagcaacacagcgagaccgcGTGTccaaaagaaactgagaaaaaaatgtccTCTGCCTTTTGCCGCACGCCTTAAGATGGTTGCTCTGCCAGCTTGGCCAGCATAAATGGCTTTGTAGGCACTCAGACAGCGTACACAAGTATGCTTAACTCTGGGACTTACTTTGAgagtattttcaaaattaaaatggcaaGTTAACGTTTATCCATGGAAGTGATCGAATATAGCAGCCCTCTCGAGCGCACGTTCCCAATCACGGTTGTCTGTTTTCAGTGTGAAATATGAGTTGGCGAGGAAGATCGACCTATCGGCCTAGACCAAGACGCTATGTAGAGCCTCCTGAAGTGATTGGGCCTATGCGGGTGAGTGCTTAAACGTTAATGCGATGTTTTCTATTagcagaaattaatttttgtgataGTGTTGTTGCATTAGTGTGGAAATGCTGATAAAGGTCTTTCCTGCTCATGAAAAATGATGATGGCATCTCATGAAGGAAACATCGATTCTGgaggatttgtttttttcctctcgcgttcttcagcttttgcccatgACTTCTTTCTCATGCTTTGTTTGTTAATGACAGATTGCACACACGTATTCCAACACGGAGTATAATAGCTTCCAAAGTCCTCGTGCGTCACTTTTCTCACAGTAACCTCCCTGTGGGTGGAGTAACCTTATTGGGCATAGAGCATAGAGTTGGAGAAATGTCTTTAGGCTTAGTTATGACCAGAAATAGCTATGtattctgtgtatatatgtaaaattttgtatcaataacaaaacttatttttttatttgcacaCCCACACATATTCCCCAGCCCGAGCAGTTCAGTGATGAAGTGGAACCACCACAACCTGAAGAAGGGGAACCAGCAACTCAATATCAGGATCCTGCAGCTGctcaggaggaagaggatgagggaGCATCTGCTGGTCAAGgtgagggaaagggaagaagaacgtctgctggtgtgtgtgtgtgcgtgtgtgtgtgttcgtgtgtgtgtgtgtgtgtgcgcgtgcctgtgtgtgtgtgtgtgtgtgtgttaggcaTTGTCACGTAGCAGGaacaggaggaaagaaaacaatggaaagaaTGCCTGAAATTGACTGGAAAAGCGAGGAGGCTATGTAGTTTGCAGCTTAGCTTAGGCAAATCCCTCACTATGATAAAATTTCTCGACTTTATGAATGAGAGAATGGAGGTGCCAGGATTGTGTGTTATCCAAGAACCCTTGACTGGTGAATACAAAATTTGTACTGTGTTCCCAGGTTTGTGTCTTCCTATCATCTATGTTGCTGTAAAGAAGGAAGTGATTTTGCTGAAAATGCTTAAAACTCAAAGGCTTTACTGTAAGGTAGCTTAGTACTGACCCAAGAATAGACCCAGTTCGGAGGAGCAGGAGCAGCTCCAAAAACCGAGTCGCTGAAT of the Pongo abelii isolate AG06213 chromosome X, NHGRI_mPonAbe1-v2.0_pri, whole genome shotgun sequence genome contains:
- the LOC129052924 gene encoding G antigen 2D — protein: MSWRGRSTYRPRPRRYVEPPEVIGPMRPEQFSDEVEPPQPEEGEPATQYQDPAAAQEEEDEGASAGQGPEPEADSQEQVHPKTGCECEDGPDGPEVGPPNPEEVKTPEEGEKQSQC